In the Solanum pennellii chromosome 5, SPENNV200 genome, one interval contains:
- the LOC107020257 gene encoding F-box/FBD/LRR-repeat protein At1g13570-like, producing the protein MNMMCRNLKRRNVEGGKLDRLTNLPINLKYRIQEQLSVEEAARMSVLSTHWRYVWASKPKLVFSPQFCARKPITDVIEAILVNHYGDVKSFCVDISSIPCSQHSVIDRWIFFLSRNGITDLTIHNQSNALYKIPSCMYDIELEGLRLSNCIFKLPCGFRGFHKLKNLTLHQVVLELNDDVPSCLWMPYLVTLHVRECSGFPNSKVYAPRLSELFFFTRRTEDLELGHFVDCQKLKTVVLVSSKQNQDEVTNLTYLLKCWPEIRSFGLDSCYFLKAFATEAERLPTYLNSLKSITLSEFDFDDDDHIFSLLRILTVSPNLVDLHLALNSKKKKKTDDNEVINVVNHFEGPAYRTLAVLHKLQRLMINHFHGSKIEMFFVKFIFASAPVLLNTIIHEDVGSVDESQSLKISQELMSFPRASPKLKIHVNRRSNRSISAPDRSSHVGG; encoded by the coding sequence ATGAATATGATGTGTCGCAACTTGAAGAGACGTAATGTTGAAGGGGGCAAACTCGATAGACTTACCAATCTTCCCATTAATCTCAAGTACCGGATTCAGGAGCAATTGTCTGTGGAGGAAGCTGCAAGAATGAGCGTTTTGTCTACACACTGGAGATATGTTTGGGCGTCAAAACCAAAACTTGTATTTTCTCCTCAGTTTTGCGCGAGAAAGCCAATAACAGACGTCATTGAGGCAATTCTGGTGAATCACTATGGAGACGTTAAGTCATTCTGCGTGGACATTTCATCAATACCTTGTTCTCAACACTCAGTTATCGATCGATGGATCTTTTTTTTGTCAAGAAACGGTATTACTGATCTCACCATTCACAATCAATCCAATGCTCTCTACAAAATACCTTCCTGTATGTACGATATAGAACTAGAAGGTTTGAGACTGTCCAACTGCATTTTCAAGCTGCCGTGTGGCTTTAGGGGCTTCCACAAGCTCAAAAACCTCACTCTACATCAAGTTGTCTTGGAATTAAACGACGACGTTCCTTCTTGCTTGTGGATGCCATACCTTGTGACTCTGCATGTGAGGGAATGTAGTGGTTTCCCTAACTCGAAAGTATATGCTCCAAGACTTTCCGAATTGTTTTTCTTTACCAGGAGAACCGAGGACTTGGAGTTGGGTCATTTCGTGGACTGTCAGAAGCTGAAAACAGTTGTACTTGTATCGTCAAAACAGAATCAAGACGAAGTGACGAACTTGACCTATCTTCTGAAATGCTGGCCTGAAATTCGTAGTTTTGGTTTGGACAGTTGTTACTTCCTCAAGGCGTTTGCTACAGAAGCAGAAAGACTCCCGACATACCTCAACAGCTTGAAGTCTATCACTTTATCTGAGTTCGATTTTGATGATGACGATCACATATTTTCTCTTCTACGAATTCTTACAGTTTCTCCCAATTTGGTTGACCTTCATTTAGCGTTGAactcgaagaagaagaagaagacagaTGACAATGAAGTGATCAACGTCGTAAATCATTTTGAAGGACCAGCCTACAGGACACTAGCAGTACTTCATAAGCTTCAGAGATTGATGATAAACCATTTCCATGGTTCAAAAATCGAAATGTTCTTTGTAAAGTTCATCTTCGCGTCTGCACCTGTGCTCCTGAACACCATCATTCATGAAGATGTAGGAAGTGTTGATGAGAGCCAATCCTTGAAGATCTCACAGGAGTTGATGAGCTTCCCTCGAGCATCTCCGAAATTGAAGATACATGTCAACCGCCGATCAAACAGAAGCATCTCGGCTCCGGATCGTTCGAGTCATGTTGGAGGGTAA
- the LOC107020267 gene encoding F-box/FBD/LRR-repeat protein At1g13570-like, with translation MNMICRNLKRRNVEGGKLDRLTNLPINIKYRIQEQLSVEEAARMSVLSTPWRHVWASNPKLVFSPQFCQRKPLTDIIHTILLQHCGDIKTFSVNISSIPYSQHSVIDQWMLILSRNGVTDLTLQNRSNALYKLPSCIYDRELEGLRLSNCIVKPPCDFRGFHKLKNLTLHQVVLELNDVTSFLWMPYLVTLQVRACSGFPDSKIYAPRLSEIFFLTKRTENLELGHFIDFRKLKTVILISSKQNQDKTMNLTYLLKCWPEINKFALDSYYLKSFATEAERLLPAYLNSLNVITLFEFDFDDEDQISSLLRMLRVSPNLDLLHLVLSSKKKKTDGMEGNVVNHFEEPAYRTLGVLHKLQRLMIKNFHGSKMEMFFVKFIFASAPLLLKTVIHEDAESVDESQSLNISELLGFPRASPKLKMHVHRRSNRSLLAPDASSHVGG, from the coding sequence atgaatatgatatgtcGCAACTTGAAGAGACGTAATGTTGAAGGGGGCAAACTTGATAGACTTACCAATCTTCCCATTAATATCAAATACCGGATTCAGGAGCAATTGTCTGTGGAGGAAGCTGCAAGAATGAGCGTTTTGTCTACACCGTGGAGACATGTTTGGGCTTCAAATCCCAAACTTGTATTTTCTCCTCAGTTTTGCCAGAGAAAGCCATTAACAGACATTATCCATACAATTCTGTTGCAGCACTGTGGAGACATTAAGACATTCAGCGTGAACATTTCATCAATACCTTATTCTCAACACTCAGTCATTGATCAATGGATGCTTATTTTGTCAAGAAACGGTGTCACTGATCTCACCCTGCAGAATCGATCCAATGCTCTTTACAAATTACCTTCCTGCATCTACGATCGAGAACTAGAAGGTTTGAGACTGTCCAACTGCATTGTCAAGCCGCCGTGTGACTTTAGGGGCTTCCACAAGCTCAAAAACCTCACTCTACATCAAGTTGTCTTGGAATTAAACGACGTTACTTCTTTCTTGTGGATGCCATACCTTGTGACTCTGCAGGTGAGGGCGTGTAGTGGTTTTCCTGACTCGAAAATATATGCTCCAAGGCTTTCTGAAATATTTTTCCTTACCAAAAGAACCGAAAACCTTGAGTTGGGTCATTTCATTGATTTTCGGAAGCTGAAAACAGTTATACTTATATCGTCAAAACAGAATCAAGACAAAACGATGAACTTGACCTATCTTCTCAAATGCTGGcctgaaattaataaatttgcTTTGGACAGTTACTACCTCAAGTCGTTCGCTACTGAAGCAGAGAGGCTCCTCCCGGCATATCTCAACAGCTTGAATGTTATCACTTTATTTGAGTTCGATTTTGATGATGAAGATCAAATATCTTCTCTTCTACGAATGCTTAGAGTTTCTCCGAATTTGGATCTCCTTCATTTAGTGTTGAgctcgaagaagaagaagacagaTGGTATGGAAGGGAACGTCGTAAATCATTTTGAAGAACCAGCCTACAGGACACTAGGAGTACTGCACAAGCTTCAGAGATTGATGATAAAGAATTTCCATGGTTCAAAAATGGAAATGTTCTTTGTAAAGTTTATATTCGCGTCTGCACCTTTACTCCTGAAAACCGTCATTCATGAAGATGCAGAAAGTGTTGATGAGAGCCAATCCTTGAACATCTCAGAGTTGTTGGGGTTCCCTCGAGCATCTCCGAAATTGAAAATGCATGTCCACCGTCGATCAAACAGAAGCTTGTTGGCTCCAGATGCTTCGAGTCACGTTGGAGGGTAA
- the LOC107018879 gene encoding probable histone chaperone ASF1A — MSAVNITNVAVLDNPAPFLSPFQFEISYECLDALKDDLEWKLTYVGSAEDDTYDQQLESVFVGPVNVGKYRFVLQADPPEPSKIREEDIIGVTVLLLTCSYVGQEFIRVGYYVNNDYDDEQLKEEPPQKVLVDRIQRNILVDKPRVTKFPINFHPENNEDGEQGPPDNATEEKVLGEEPVSSPKQCNEQCPQT; from the exons ATGAGCGCCGTCAACATTACGAACGTCGCCGTACTGGATAATCCGGCACCGTTCCTCAGTCCTTTTCAGTTTGAGATCTCTTACGAGTGCCTCGATGCTCTTAAAGATg ATTTAGAGTGGAAGCTAACTTATGTGGGATCTGCTGAGGATGATACTTATGACCAACAACTAGAAAGTGTTTTTGTTGGACCTGTAAATGTTGGGAAATATCGTTTTGTGCTTCAG GCTGATCCCCCTGAACCATCCAAAATTCGCGAAGAAGATATAATTGGTGTCACAGTATTGCTATTAACATGCTCTTACGTGGGTCAAGAATTTATTCGAGTAGGATACTATGTGAACaatgattatgatgatgaaCAACTAAAAGAAGAACCGCCTCAGAAGGTTTTGGTTGATAGGATCCAAAGGAATATTTTGGTTGACAAACCTCGAGTCACAAAATTCCCCATTAATTTCCATCCAGAAAACAATGAAGATGGAGAACAAGGTCCTCCTGACAATGCAACAGAAGAAAAGGTGCTTGGAGAAGAACCTGTTTCTTCACCCAAGCAATGTAATGAGCAGTGTCCTCAAACTTGA
- the LOC114077322 gene encoding uncharacterized protein LOC114077322, with translation MENKDMDIENIKSNLLALRQLYGLLRNDRDGVSNLNSDGLDHEARVMLKNLLDTTTNDVLKAHSEIIAHQAHVHNLPQPQHLVDMAKQRPLALLDMPKSSAVIQSCGNEPVVVEESTLSKEKQESIVPVTQTASVQRPKFSFSASETGNKRKFCRVCQRPKFEKPFVPCINTKSSEIEASYSTKVVALQEQQNSLFSSFSRDIQQEALQSLSTESRKPKEVLDLHHISSGADTVASISDRPANDLTQAAYNFSGLIRSVPDQNHDHLSTDDVIKQLELHISALQMDAEDLVLADRHAADHNFKPITNFVPQVELASSINKIEGAVVNDKLDSLQLVITQYSQEPKGTSSSLYPGYTIPSIRISNISADQSPPPESSSCQSNQLRQQQIVANIVPAEHRDLSTELDLVEEHPWQIQRGNIINHQSIQSVVDQFEPLGQSENQNNSTSRQSRYAALPAMLINENLNQNQMPSNEKSGQLGKLNARLPAADISRNNIGTPGLIDHGSKLTWSGTNESRIDSPYSEHSIMRRSALNHKLGQFKPSRSSYANSDQNSSKYPRNRNHIKQLRRRHLHEQESEVSHSSSPYSSSSTDLQQTSTYSSDKDDLLPRQARTKMRYSDETSSYGEDESYPQRDSSQTDYTDSSSCSGHEGYSSPIGSERAHESKGEKSSSLDPSGSDHLEELSYYSADSSSRRSSPARAYKSANSKKSKKHNGRWKKLKDKLAIVFHHHHHHHHHHGKDDKAKEKKTSLLRQRGKRFPGHYSSSKDETYGGKALEKFGKSAIDKKAGTKTKGDQFHTLARGLMQHIQHSKKSKHSSSRPADKEQHSNKKVINKFRWWQLLRHHRGMNKTPVMLGSAHKKHHQKLFPR, from the exons ATGGAGAATaag GATATGGACAttgaaaacataaaatcaaaccTTCTTGCTTTAAGGCAATTGTATGGTCTATTGCGAAATGACAGAGATGGTGTTTCGAACTTGAACTCTGATGGT TTGGACCATGAAGCGCGAGTCATGTTAAAGAATCTACTCGATACAACAACGAATGATGTACTTAAGGCTCATTCTGAG ATCATAGCACATCAGGCGCACGTGCACAACTTACCTCAGCCTCAGCATCTGGTTGACATGGCGAAGCAACGTCCTCTTGCTTTATTAGACATGCCAAAATCTTCAGCTGTTATTCAAAGTTGTGGAAATGAGCCAGTTGTCGTGGAGGAATCCACCTTATCGAAAGAGAAGCAGGAATCTATCGTTCCAGTTACTCAGACGGCTAGCGTGCAGCGTCCAAAATTTAGCTTTAGTGCAAGTGAAACtggaaataaaagaaagtttTGCAGAGTCTGTCAGCGCCCAAAATTTGAAAAGCCGTTTGTTCCTTGTATAAACACTAAATCTTCTGAAATAGAAGCTTCATATTCTACAAAGGTCGTGGCGTTGCAAGAACAGCAGAATAGTCTATTCAGCAGTTTTTCTCGGGATATTCAACAAGAAGCATTGCAATCATTAAGCACTGAAAGTAGAAAGCCGAAAGAAGTGCTCGATCTCCATCACATATCAAGTGGTGCAGATACTGTGGCTTCCATATCAGACAGACCAGCTAATGATCTTACACAAGCCGCATATAACTTTTCTGGTTTGATAAGATCGGTACCTGATCAGAACCATGATCATCTATCAACCGATGATGTCATTAAACAACTCGAATTGCACATTTCAGCTTTGCAGATGGATGCAGAGGACCTTGTTCTTGCTGATAGACATGCAGCTGACCATAACTTCAAACCGATAACTAACTTTGTGCCACAAGTAGAGTTAGCTAGTTCCATCAACAAGATAGAGGGAGCTGTCGTGAATGATAAACTTGACTCACTACAGCTAGTGATTACTCAATACAGTCAAGAACCTAAAGGCACATCAAGTTCACTGTATCCGGGATATACTATTCCATCTATCAGAATATCAAATATTTCAGCAGATCAGTCACCGCCTCCTGAGTCAAGTAGTTGCCAGTCAAATCAGTTGAGACAACAACAGATTGTAGCAAACATCGTCCCTGCTGAGCATCGTGATCTGTCTACAGAGCTAGACTTAGTTGAAGAGCATCCGTGGCAGATACAGAGAGGAAACATAATTAATCATCAGAGCATCCAGTCTGTTGTTGACCAATTTGAGCCGTTGGGCCAATCAGAGAATCAAAACAATAGTACTTCACGACAGAGTCGTTATGCTGCTTTGCCTGCAATGTTGATCAACGAGAACCTGAACCAAAACCAAATGCCTTCAAACGAGAAAAGCGGGCAGCTAGGAAAATTGAATGCCAGGTTGCCTGCAGCAGATATTTCGAGAAACAACATAGGCACTCCAGGATTGATTGATCACGGGAGCAAGCTAACTTGGTCCGGTACTAATGAGAGCAGAATAGATTCACCTTATTCAGAGCATTCAATAATGAGGCGATCAGCATTGAATCACAAGTTAGGTCAATTCAAACCATCCAGGAGCTCTTATGCAAACTCGGACCAGAATTCTAGTAAATATCCGAGGAATAGGAATCACATAAAACAACTGAGAAGAAGGCATTTGCATGAACAGGAATCAGAGGTTTCACATTCAAGCTCACCCTACTCTTCCAGCTCGACAGATTTGCAGCAGACAAGCACTTACAGTAGTGACAAAGATGATTTATTGCCAAGGCAGGCTCGAACCAAGATGCGGTATTCAGATGAAACAAGCAGCTACGGAGAAGATGAATCATATCCTCAAAGAGATAGTAGTCAAACAGATTATACGGACAGCTCAAGCTGCAGTGGCCATGAGGGTTACTCATCCCCAATTGGTAGTGAAAGGGCTCATGAAAGCAAGGGGGAGAAATCCTCATCACTTGATCCTTCAGGGTCTGACCATCTTGAAGAACTCTCGTACTACTCAGCAGattcttcatcaaggaggtcaAGTCCTGCACGTGCCTACAAGTCTGCTAACTcgaaaaaatcaaagaaacataACGGAAGGTGGAAGAAATTGAAAGACAAGCTAGCAATAGTTtttcaccatcatcatcaccaccatcaccatcatGGTAAGGATGATAAAGCTAAGGAGAAAAAGACATCTTTGTTGAGGCAGAGAGGGAAAAGGTTCCCCGGTCACTATTCATCAAGCAAGGATGAAACATATGGAGGAAAGGCTTTGGAAAAGTTTGGGAAGTCAGCAATCGACAAGAAAGCTGGAACAAAGACGAAGGGGGACCAATTTCATACCCTTGCTCGGGGGCTTATGCAACATATCCAGCATTCAAAGAAGTCGAAACATAGCAGCAGTAGACCAGCAGACAAAGAACAACATAGCAATAAGAAGGTGATTAACAAATTTCGTTGGTGGCAACTACTAAGGCATCACAGAGGTATGAATAAAACACCTGTCATGCTGGGATCCGCACATAAGAAACACCATCAAAAGCTTTTTCCGAGATGA